Proteins found in one Fusarium oxysporum Fo47 chromosome V, complete sequence genomic segment:
- a CDS encoding cytidine deaminase-like protein yields the protein MLIGVCGSICSGKKTVAQYLVEHHGFKLLHLQPHSQPRPSNSSLGAESASPEEHGAESPSQSTDSTAFKGALTSTALTTKNGYQSSSETTLTLRDGPQHVFSTAEELLDFVTKRWRSRFVTTDIPTEAVLDVFLRRPFFLLLSVDAPLTVRWRRFQDRARQRHAGEPDMSLEDFVTESDTHLYDAEKGLSPLISRAVVRLLNTSSSLAHLYATLGKLDIPNPDRLRPCWDTYFMELASLAAQRSNCMKRRVGCVLVGKERRVISTGYNGTPRGLQNCTEGGCPRCNDGNSSGVGLSTCLCIHAEENALLEAGRERIREGSVLYCDTCPCLTCSIKICQVGISEVVYAHTYSMDNDTARVFREAGVKLRQFIPSRVHLKHCIAAPKTHRRKQASRRPVEMRFALPAWPVIEASRFLSPDDAELWNTIG from the exons ATGCTCATCGGCGTCTGCGGCA GTATTTGCTCCGGCAAAAAGACGGTGGCCCAATATCTCGTTGAGCATCATGGATTCAAACTCCTCCATCTACAGCCACACTCGCAGCCAAGGCCGTCCAATTCCTCGCTTGGAGCCGAATCCGCATCACCCGAGGAACACGGTGCAGAGTCTCCATCACAGTCTACCGACTCAACAGCTTTCAAAGGCGCTCTGACCTCAACAGCGctcaccaccaaaaatgGTTACCAGTCTTCTTCTGAAACCACGCTGACTCTCCGGGATGGTCCGCAACACGTGTTTTCCACAGCTGAGGAACTCCTCGACTTTGTGACGAAACGCTGGCGTAGCCGCTTTGTCACTACCGACATTCCCACCGAGGCCGTTCTAGACGTCTTTCTTCGTCGACCTTTCTTCTTACTGCTCTCCGTCGATGCGCCATTGACGGTCCGCTGGCGACGGTTCCAGGACCGCGCGAGGCAGAGGCACGCGGGAGAGCCTGACATGAGTCTAGAAGACTTTGTCACAGAGAGCGATACCCACCTATACGATGCAGAGAAAGGCCTCTCACCCCTTATCTCGCGTGCTGTTGTGAGACTTCTCAACACATCATCCTCTCTAGCGCACCTCTATGCTACCCTTGGCAAGCTGGACATCCCAAATCCTGATCGTCTTCGCCCTTGCTGGGACACTTACTTTATGGAATTGGCATCCCTTGCTGCACAACGCTCCAACTGTATGAAGCGTAGGGTCGGATGTGTTCTTGTTGGCAAAGAACGCAGGGTCATTAGCACCGGTTATAATGGGACTCCAAGGGGACTACAGAATTGCACTGAAGGAGGCTGTCCAAGGTGCAATGACGGCAACAGCTCCGGAGTGGGCTTATCGACTTGCCTGTGTATCCATGCCGAAGAGAACGCGCTTTTGGAAGCGGGACGAGAAAGAATACGCGAGGGTTCTGTCCTATACTGCGACACGTGTCCCTGCCTCACATGCAGTATCAAAATCTGCCAGGTGGGTATTAGCGAGGTTGTCTACGCCCATACGTACAGTATGGACAACGACACAGCCCGGGTGTTTAGGGAGGCTGGCGTGAAGCTGAGACAGTTCATACCA TCCCGAGTCCACTTGAAGCATTGCATCGCTGCACCGAAAACTCACAGACGGAAGCAGGCAAGCAGACGGCCCGTCGAGATGCGTTTTGCATTGCCAGCGTGGCCCGTTATTGAGGCCAGCAGGTTTCTAAGCCCCGATGACGCCGAACTCTGGAACACTATAGGGTAG
- a CDS encoding FAD dependent oxidoreductase has translation MTIPTLLPGQAGLPSIESTKSYWHRKPSEKLLGHRTTAELPSTADVVVVGSGITGAFAARELVKGDCKNVVLLEAREACWGATGRNGGHCQPLIYAAKAPVAQFELDTFNFLKDLVSEHNIPCDWETVGGVHRVPSQEILDIVTRHLDRLKKTNPDLADDIKVITDQEQLKKLRVSGASAAIYQPNAAKLWPYKLVSWVLESLLEANDSSVFNLQTKTPVEHIQRIGDSWALHTPRGQIAARKVILATNAYTSHLIPKLSGYIVPVRGQVAALTPSDGSSPLEHSHVWWTPDGGDDYLVQRPSGELITGGERLGSSGGQVGLSRDDSIDPVIAQRLRTSLHEAVKLRAPEESEDTSLQATYEWTGIMGYSKDGYPWVGQLPASLGGEDSGLWLSVAYTGHGMPVAARCGIAVAQEILGIDDGVKLPAQYRIDGGRVDRARDMKIPSTLLDEVRMMIGDEN, from the exons ATGACAATCCCCACGCTACTACCAGGGCAGGCTGGACTGCCTAGCATTGAGAGCACAAAATCTTACTGGCATCGCAAACCCTCTGAGAAGCTCCTCGGGCATCGCACCACAGCAGAGCTCCCTTCCACGGCTGATGTTGTGGTCGTTGGCAGTGGTATCACCGGGGCATTTGCAGCGAGAGAGCTTGTTAAAGGGGACTGTAAGAATGTGGTGCTCCTCGAGGCAAGAGAGGCCTGTTGGGGAGCTACAGGAAGA AATGGTGGTCATTGCCAGCCCCTTATTTACGCCGCCAAAGCTCCAGTCGCTCAATTTGAACTTGATACCTTCAACTTCCTAAAGGACCTTGTATCAGAGCACAATATCCCTTGTGACTGGGAGACGGTCGGAGGTGTGCACCGCGTTCCTTCACAAGAAATCCTCGACATCGTGACCCGGCATCTAGACCGTCTAAAGAAAACCAATCCTGATCTTGCGGACGACATCAAGGTTATAACAGATCAGgagcagctgaagaagctgcgaGTTTCAGGGGCATCTGCTGCCATATACCAGCCCAATGCGGCTAAGCTATGGCCGTATAAGCTTGTTAGCTGGGTTCTTGAGAGTCTCCTTGAAGCGAACGACTCAAGCGTCTTCAATCTTCAAACAAAGACGCCCGTGGAGCACATTCAGCGGATAGGTGACTCATGGGCTCTCCACACCCCTCGTGGCCAGATAGCAGCCAGGAAAGTCATCCTAGCAACTAACGCTTATACCTCACACCTTATTCCAAAGCTATCTGGGTACATAGTTCCCGTGCGTGGCCAAGTTGCTGCTCTTACCCCTTCAGACGGCAGCTCACCACTGGAGCATAGCCACGTGTGGTGGACACCAGATGGAGGAGACGACTATCTTGTCCAGAGACCTTCGGGTGAACTTATCACTGGCGGTGAGAGATTAGGCTCATCCGGTGGCCAAGTTGGACTATCGCGGGACGATTCGATCGACCCAGTTATAGCCCAGCGATTGCGTACCTCACTTCATGAGGCCGTCAAGCTAAGGGCACCAGAAGAATCCGAGGACACTTCTCTTCAAGCTACTTATGAGTGGACTGGCATCATGGGCTATTCGAAAGATGGCTATCCCTGGGTTGGCCAACTACCCGCTTCTCTAGGCGGTGAAGATAGTGGCCTCTGGCTTAGTGTTGCTTATACGGGGCATGGTATGCCAGTTGCGGCGAGATGTGGAATAGCGGTTGCCCAGGAGATATTGGGGATCGACGATGGTGTGAAGCTGCCAGCCCAATATCGAATTGATGGAGGGCGAGTTGATAGGGCTCGAGATATGAAGATACCCTCAACACTGCTAGACGAAGTCAGGATGATGATTGGTGATGAAAACTAA
- a CDS encoding thioredoxin-like [2Fe-2S] ferredoxin-domain-containing protein encodes MASKLTPLIRSAIRPVCRAARPQSRAAFSLTASRRSDTLMVHRNTEDNNPDIPFKFNEKNQTVIAEILKRYPPQYKKAAVMPLLDLGQRQHGFTSISVMNEVARLLEMPPMRVYEVASFYTMYNRTPVGKYFVQICTTTPCQLGGCGSDVIVKAIKEELGIEQGQTTADGLFTILEVECLGACVNAPMIQINDDYYEDLTPASVKDLLKSLRAQATASDPSTVNVPKPGPLSSRDTCENSAGQTSLNAEPWGTETTRADL; translated from the exons ATGGCGAGCAAGCTCACTCCCCTCATCCGCTCCGCCATCCGGCCGGTGTGCCGGGCTGCCCGCCCTCAGTCTCGCGCCGCCTTCTCTCTCACAGCCAGCCGACGAAGCGACACTCTCATGGTG CATCGAAACACCGAGGACAACAACCCCGACATCCCCTTCAAGTTCAACGAGAAGAACCAGACCGTGATTGCCGAGATCCTCAAGCGATACCCTCCCCAGtacaagaaggctgctgtcATGCCTTTGCTAGACCTCGGCCAGCGCCAGCACGGCTTCACCAGCATCAGCGTCATGAACGAGGTCGCCCGTCTTCTTGAGATGCCTCCTATGCGAGTGTACGAGGTTGCCTCTTTCTACACCATGTACAACAGAACTCCCGTGGGCAAATATTTTGTTCAAATCTGCACTACG ACACCTTGCCAACTTGGAGGCTGTGGATCTGATGTTATCGTCAAGGCTATCAAGGAGGAGCTCGGAATTGAGCAGGGCCAGACCACTGCTGACGGTCTCTTCACCATTCTCGAGGTCGAGTGCCTCGGTGCCTGCGTCAACGCTCCCATGATTCAGATCAACGACGACTACTATGAGGATCTCACCCCCGCCTCCGTAAAGGATCTCCTCAAGTCCCTTCGGGCCCAGGCTACTGCTTCCGACCCCTCTACTGTCAACGTCCCCAAGCCTGGTCCTCTCAGCAGCCGAGACACATGTGAGAACAGTGCTGGTCAAACAAGCCTTAACGCGGAGCCCTGGGGAACCGAGACCACAAGGGCGGACCTGTAG
- a CDS encoding RlpA-like double-psi beta-barrel-protein domain-containing protein-containing protein has product MKSFTLASAFFAAAAVAQPHANPHGNHHRRHHQNDKRDVVTEVEWVTEIEYVTKMVDATTTVWVRPEAEPTTAPQPETTQPAPKKVAPKKEKKPAPPPAPTTTLVTSVYTPPPAPEPTTEAEAAAEPTSQYVAPVEPTTQAPAPKPTTQAPKPVVKAPKKEPEPETEVAPVQQEKAAKPASGGSSSGGSDTKHGEFTYYDIGQGACGEDDTGKDDSINIVALSHLLMGELSNSNPMCGKTITIKANGKTCQATVADKCMGCAINDIDVSRKVYEEIWGSLDSGRTEVEWWFN; this is encoded by the coding sequence ATGAAGTCTTTCACTCTTGCTTCTGCCTTCTTCGCCGCTGCGGCCGTCGCCCAGCCCCATGCCAACCCTCACGGAAACCACCACCGCCGTCACCACCAGAACGACAAGCGCGATGTCGTCACCGAGGTTGAGTGGGTGACTGAGATCGAATACGTTACCAAGATGGTCGACGCTACCACCACCGTCTGGGTCCGACCTGAGGCCGAGCCTACTACTGCTCCTCAGCCCGAGACAACTCAGCCCGCTCCCAAGAAGGTTGCtcccaagaaggagaagaagcctgctcctcctcccgCCCCTACCACTACTCTGGTCACCAGCGTCTACACTCCTCCCCCTGCTCCTGAGCCCACCACTGAggccgaggctgctgctgagcctACCTCTCAATACGTCGCTCCCGTTGAGCCCACAACCCAGGCTCCTGCCCCTAAGCCCACCACTCAGGCCCCCAAGCCTGTTGTCAAGGCCCCCAAGAAGGAGCCTGAGCCCGAGACTGAGGTCGCTCCCGTTCAGCAGGAGAAGGCCGCCAAGCCTGCCTCTGGCGGTAGCTCCTCTGGCGGTTCTGACACCAAGCACGGCGAGTTCACCTACTACGACATTGGTCAAGGTGCTTGCGGTGAGGACGACACTGGCAAGGATGACTCTATCAACATTGTCGCTCTCTCCCACCTCCTGATGGGCGAGCTTTCTAACAGCAACCCCATGTGCGGCAagaccatcaccatcaaggccaacgGCAAGACCTGCCAGGCTACTGTCGCCGATAAGTGTATGGGTTGCGCTATCAACGACATCGATGTCAGCCGAAAGGTCTACGAGGAGATCTGGGGCAGCCTCGACTCTGGCCGCACCGAGGTCGAGTGGTGGTTCAACTAA
- a CDS encoding putative methyltransferase-domain-containing protein, translating to MSSPPSSPLMDPVTISEDIAPLPSFKASGVATVDFDGVLSSPLKVHEDVRSGCGGQTWPAGMLLGKHMLRYHKDRLADARILELGAGGGLIGLAVALECQLQNQLLVTDQLEMYELMKHNIELNNLQDKAKAMVLNWGEDLPAAVLEQKPDVILAGECVYFEPAFPLLMSTLKALLELNPAAVVYFCFKKRRRADMTFVKMAKKAFKVEEIFDEDRPVFQRQGLFLFSFTSRPTTSQTKATKNQSQPQLSK from the exons ATGAGCAGTCCACCGTCGTCCCCTTTGATGGACCCAGTCACAATCAGCGAGGACATTGCTCCATTGCCGTCCTTCAAGGCCAGTGGTGTTGCGACTGTCGATTTCGATGGCGTTCTCTCCAGTCCTCTCAAGGTGCACGAAGATGTGCGATCTGGTTGTGGTGGGCAAACGTGGCCCGCGGGAATGCTTCTCGGCAAGCATATGTTGCGTTACCACAAAGACCGGCTTGCTGACGCTCGGAT ATTGGAACTTGGAGCTGGCGGCGGTCTCATCGGTCTTGCCGTCGCCTTAGAATGTCAGCTTCAAAATCAGTTGTTAGTGACGGACCAGCTGGAGATGTATGAGCTGATGAAGCACAACATCGAGCTAAACAACCTACAAGACAAAGCCAAGGCGATGGTGCTCAACTG GGGCGAAGACTTGCCAGCTGCCGTGTTGGAGCAAAAGCCAGACGTGATATTGGCTGGCGAATGTGTCTATTTCGAACCTGCTTTCCCTCTCCTGATGTCTACGCTTAAGGCTCTATTAGAGCTTAACCCCGCAGCTGTCGTGTACTTTTGTTTCAAGAAGAGGAGACGCGCGGACATGACCTTTGTCAAAATGGCTAAGAAAGCGTTCAAGGTCGAAGAAATATTCGACGAGGATAGGCCCGTTTTCCAGCGCCAGggccttttcctcttttctttcaccaGCCGCCCAACCACAAGCCAAACGAAAGCTACCAAAAACCAAAGTCAACCTCAACTATCAAAATGA
- a CDS encoding uncharacterized protein (expressed protein): MPDWLSLDKKTWDIEGTPGKGDHSTNFTITLRDSYQDTLNIYATVNVFTALFRSTFDGIQVEAGKDVDLDLRPYFWDPDDIDLQISTKPKKDWLKLDDFNITGKIPVSASGDLNISVTASSKTLDDTETEVLNLSVIPFESTSSSTTQSRTSSTSTGTSTSVAPTGTSSEPDVQLSDSDGSLTTGTLLLAILLPLLVVIFLSTLLVCCLLRRRRKRQTYLSSKFRHKISGPVLESLRVNGGSTAMREADKVEIIAAAGKQQRRPIRTPHSEMDSETLVMASPTLGFMATPLVPPRFVAEDSNTSVSRSLGTPNSEDERRSWVTVGTATAGRPSRDSLRSQRSNSTLSQSTSQLIPPPVFLSDARRRSFMGGNDAADSSLNGLPSIQSQRALFQQGSDYYTSGNESSLAFASSHLSSPRLLTRVPTRAPDAQLGSHASVGDGEGPSIGATQSLPALRRPELVRLSTQELLGEDGGPSSRPWYDLEAPRGLFSDLSFGSGENWRVYESQRDGTGASYHQLVDESPFHPLRPSTAMSSSRDGAQPGERASSELISPSQWGDAQNSIRGSLASLRQGLGHSMSKLSRLSVDPLSVPGSRNSKPAGNSSVNWRREDSGKSEGGSYAFL, translated from the coding sequence ATGCCGGACTGGCTGTCCCTGGACAAGAAAACATGGGATATCGAGGGAACACCAGGGAAAGGCGATCATTCAAccaacttcaccatcacACTCCGCGACTCATACCAAGATACACTCAACATATACGCCACTGTCAATGTCTTCACTGCTCTATTTCGCTCAACTTTTGACGGTATCCAGGTCGAGGCTGGAAAAGATGTCGATCTTGATTTGCGGCCCTATTTCTGGGACCCTGATGACATTGACCTTCAGATTTCAACCAAACCGAAGAAGGATTGGCTAAAGCTTGATGACTTTAACATCACCGGGAAGATCCCTGTATCGGCTTCGGGAGATCTAAATATTTCTGTGACAGCTTCGTCAAAGACTTTAGACGACACAGAGACCGAGGTTCTAAATTTGAGCGTGATACCGTTTGAGTCCACATCCTCGTCGACAACTCAGTCTCGcacttcatcaacatctacGGGCACGTCTACTTCTGTCGCGCCCACCGGAACCTCTTCAGAGCCTGATGTACAGTTGTCTGATTCAGATGGGAGTCTGACAACTGGTACCCTCCTCCTCGCGATTCTTCTGCCTCTTCTGGTTGTCATCTTTCTTTCGACGCTGCTCGTTTGCTGTCTCCTTCGCCGCCGCCGCAAACGACAAACATACCTCTCGTCCAAGTTTCGCCATAAGATCTCCGGACCTGTGCTCGAGAGCCTTCGTGTCAACGGGGGCTCGACGGCAATGCGAGAGGCCGACAAGGTCGAGATCATAGCAGCTGCAGGCAAACAACAACGCCGCCCGATAAGGACGCCCCATTCTGAGATGGATTCGGAAACGCTAGTCATGGCATCTCCAACATTGGGGTTCATGGCGACACCTCTTGTTCCTCCGAGATTCGTCGCTGAGGATTCCAACACCAGTGTATCTCGGTCCCTCGGTACACCCAACAGTGAGGACGAAAGAAGATCCTGGGTCACAGTTGGAACTGCAACTGCAGGGCGGCCAAGTCGTGACTCTTTGAGGAGCCAACGATCGAACTCAACATTATCACAGTCAACTAGTCAACTGATACCACCACCGGTGTTTTTATCAGATGCAAGACGAAGGTCTTTCATGGGGGGCAACGACGCAGCTGACTCCTCGCTCAATGGTCTCCCCAGTATCCAATCTCAAAGAGCATTATTCCAACAGGGCTCTGACTACTACACAAGCGGCAATGAAAGCTCATTAGCCTTCGCTTCCTCGCATCTTTCCAGTCCAAGGCTCTTGACCAGGGTTCCAACACGAGCGCCAGATGCTCAGCTCGGTTCTCACGCCTCAGTGGGTGATGGTGAGGGCCCATCAATAGGAGCAACTCAGAGCCTGCCAGCATTGAGACGACCGGAGCTAGTACGTCTGTCCACCCAGGAACTGCTTGGAGAGGATGGTGGCCCCAGTAGCAGGCCATGGTATGATTTGGAGGCACCGAGAGGACTTTTCAGTGATCTTTCATTTGGTTCCGGGGAGAACTGGCGAGTGTACGAATCCCAGCGCGATGGAACAGGCGCGTCATATCACCAGCTTGTGGATGAGTCGCCTTTCCATCCACTTCGACCAAGCACGGCGATGAGTTCCAGCCGTGATGGAGCACAGCCTGGAGAGCGGGCAAGCTCGGAACTGATATCCCCAAGCCAATGGGGAGATGCTCAGAACAGCATCAGGGGATCCTTGGCGTCTTTACGGCAAGGCTTGGGGCATTCGATGAGCAAGTTGTCTCGCTTGAGTGTCGATCCGCTCAGTGTTCCTGGCAGCAGAAACTCGAAGCCAGCAGGAAACTCATCGGTGaactggagaagagaagactcGGGCAAGTCAGAAGGTGGCAGCTATGCCTTTCTCTGA
- a CDS encoding phosphatase 2C-domain-containing protein has translation MQGWRISMEDAHTAVLDLDSAKSHSSKLSFFGVFDGHGGDKVALFTGQNIHNIIFKQDTFKSGDYAQGLKDGFLATDRAILNDPKYEEEVSGCTACVSLIAGNKLYVANAGDSRGVLGIKGRAKPLSQDHKPQLENEKNRITAAGGFVDFGRVNGNLALSRAIGDFEFKKSAELSPENQIVTAYPDVEQHDLTDEDEFLVIACDGIWDCQSSQAVVEFVRRGIAAKQELDKICENMMDNCLASNSETGGVGCDNMTMVIIGFLNGKTKEEWYEEIARRVANGDGPCAPPEYAEFRGPGVHHNFEDSDSGYEMDPENKGRSFGVGGYRGRIIFLGDGTEVLTDSDDTEMFDNADEDKDLASQVTKNPSSAEKDTAPVTAPGAAAADNASADTKPADVTVTKPTDKDAAEEVKKEASVQEIKKEE, from the exons ATGCAAGGCTGGCGCATTAGTATGGAGGATGCTCACACCGCAGTACTCGACCTCGACTCAGCCAAGTCTCACTCCAGCAAGCTGTCCTTCTTCGGTGTCTTCGACGGACACGGTGGTGACAAGGTGGCACTGTTTACCGGCCAAAACATTCACAACATTATCTTCAAGCAGGACACTTTCAAGTCTGGTGACTATGCTCAGGGCCTGAAGGACGGTTTCCTCGCGACCGATCGCGCTATTCTCAACG ACCCCAAgtacgaagaagaagtttccGGTTGCACAGCCTGTGTCAGCTTGATCGCTGGCAACAAGCTCTATGTT GCCAACGCTGGTGATTCGAGAGGtgttcttggcatcaagggTCGTGCCAAGCCTTTATCTCAGGACCACAAGCCCCAACTCGAGA ACGAGAAGAACCGAATCACAGCTGCCGGTGGCTTTGTCGACTTCGGCCGAGTGAACGGAAACCTCGCCCTCTCGCGTGCTATTGGTGATTTTGAATTCAAGAAGAGTGCTGAGTTGTCCCCCGAGAACCAAATTGTTACAGCCTACCCCGATGTTGAGCAACATGATCTTACAGACGAGGATGAATTCTTAGTCATTGCTTGTGATG GTATCTGGGATTGCCAATCCTCTCAAGCCGTGGTTGAGTTCGTCCGACGAGGCATCGCTGCCAAGCAAGAGCTCGACAAGATTTGCGAGAACATGATGGACAACTGTCTTGCCTCCAACTCCGAGACCGGTGGCGTTGGCTGCGACAACATGACCATGGTCATCATCGGCTTCCTCAACGGAAAGACCAAGGAAGAGTGGTACGAGGAGATCGCCCGCCGGGTCGCCAACGGAGATGGCCCATGCGCTCCTCCTGAGTACG CCGAATTCCGAGGACCTGGAGTCCACCACAACTTTGAGGATAGCGACAGTGGCTATGAGATGGATCCTGAAAACAAGGGACGAAGCTTTGGAGTTGGTGGGTACCGAGGCCGGATCATTTTCCTCGGCGATGGCACTGAGGTTCTTACGGATTCAGATGATACAGAGATGTTTGACAACGCCGACGAAGACAAAGACCTCGCCAGCCAGGTCACCAAAAACCCGTCATCCGCCGAGAAGGACACCGCTCCTGTAACCGCCCCTGgcgccgccgccgccgatAACGCTTCCGCCGATACGAAACCCGCCGATGTAACCGTTACGAAGCCTACCGACAAGGACGCTGCGGAGGAggtgaagaaggaggccAGTGTCCAGGAaatcaagaaggaagaataG